In Juglans regia cultivar Chandler chromosome 13, Walnut 2.0, whole genome shotgun sequence, the DNA window TTTGCAATTGAAAAATCTGAGGGCCACAGCCTTGAGAAAACCTCTCTTTAAGATCAAACCGCATCTCCATGGCAGAATCGACATAGATGACACTAGCAGCAATCTCTTTAGAAAGAGAATTAAGTAACCAGGAAAGTACCATGTTGTTGCATCTAGTCCAAGACTGAAACAATGGAGAAGTATCTAGAGGAGAAGGAACAGAGCCATCGATGAAGCAGACTTCGTTCTTGGCAGTTAATGCCATGAGCATGGAACGGCGCCATGAGTGATAATTATCACCTGTAAGAACCTGAGTAACTAGCATTGATCCTAGACTATCACCATGATGAAGGTAATATGGATTGGAAGGATCCGCTGGAAGAGTAGAAGAAGCAACAGAGGAAGACATGTTTACGCGGGAAAGAATTCaattgataccatgttaaatcTTGAATTGAGAAGTTTGGAAGATTTTTGTATTATTTCATTAACACAAACCAGTACATGTGTGCTCTTATATACAAGCCAATTGAGgctggaaaaaaataattttaaaactaagtGAACTAACAGAACTTAGTTCATAACTAGACTAACTAGATTTTAACTAAACTACTTCTAATACACAAATTACATCTCCTCCCCTGAGGGCTATTTTTAGACCGTCATATGCAATGTGCCCGAGTTGGCGTATTTTTAGACCGTCATGTGTTAAGGTCTAATGATTAAGATTGTGTATTTGtatctatttataatgataatttTGATGTATTGTGACAATTTGTGATGATGTTATATGTGGGCAAACACTGTGAAAATGAAAtcgaaaatgaaaatgattgttagagattatgaaaatatgaaaataaaaataaaagtacttaaaaatataaaaaattgtattaaaaaaaaaaaggatcaacCTAGGCCAGTGCTAGCTGTGATGGGGTGCATCCCTTGTTGCCATTCCATTAAAACGCTcaagttataatttttgttatgctCCAAATTTTCAGAATATAAGTTTGGTATTACAATCTTGCTTAATTAAGGTTGTTTTAGTAGGATGTGTAATTGATGTATTTGAATATGTTAAGATACTTGATGCAAGTAAACCGACATTTTTCTTGAAGTGCAGCCTCCACAAAGGAGAAATGTCCGGCCGCATGGAAGCCTTAATTAGGTTATAGTAAACAATTAGTCAAGTCTGTAACAACAAAGTAGCagcaaataatattattttttttataagctgcATCAAAGAATTAATTCATCAGAAGTTAGTTTCCTGTAAATCAAAAGGAGTTGATGGAAAGTCAACATTTGGTTGCTCCATTTGTTTGCAAACCAGAATTGTTTGCTCTATTTGTTAAACATCAAAAGGAGTTCATCAGGATTTAGGTATTGGAAACCATTTGTTTGCTCCAAATATTTCACTTATGCACATGAGTCATTAGTTTTCTGCTCTGTTTGCTCCAAATATTTcagttttttatatgtttttagttctcttattttctctctttgaattaatttataatttagttcaAGCCTCCAGTTTTGTGTATCAAACCCTTAGAAATCAGTGAGTGATTGTGAGTTATCTCCCCAAGCAAATAGATTGTGTAGATAATGGAATGCATGACAGATATAATTAAATGCATTGTGAAGTCTGACTTGGATGTAGCCCAAATAGATGCATTACTCAAATCTAGcccaaataaatttacaaactacaGCTCTATTTTACATACAAATTTGTAAGCACCAAGAGCCCTCATTTTACTTCAGGCTCCTTCATTGCATATGTGTTTTCCCTTAAATTTTACTTCAGTCTCCTTCATTactgtggcgcccccaacccccgcttgggatttggcAGAAACTGAAACGCcgagacatgcaacaccagGGTTACCtgcccctcgtacatgacagataagatgcaataCACCTAATAATAACTAGCAATATGTAGTATATCGCAGCGGAAAGTCAACTTAAGTCAAATAATAGAACAATAGTCATGGTACCGAAGAacataaaatctcaaaatacttCATATTCAAGTGTCATCAAAAGTAGTTAAGAGTTTCCAAAAGAACTCATAAAACACGAGACCAATACATCAAATCATCAAAATAGTCTTTTCCCAAAAGTGGTGTGGGTCAAAACCAAGGTTCCATCCTCAAGTAAACTTAAGAACATCCCCTAGTCTTCCGATGGTCCCAATCTAGCAATCCCAACTCTGTAGCAACTTCCTTAGCTTCTACAGCAAAGTTTTTAGCTTGCTCCAGATATCTCGACACAAAATTCATGTTGTGCTTAAATCTCAAAATCCCCTTAGGGTCCAAAGATGAAACCCCAACATTAGCCTCATTGAGGTTAGCCAAAACTTTCTTGAGACGCTGAGCTCAAACCTTAAGCAATTATAGCGTGGATTGATGAAAAGCCTCCACAATGAACTCATCCTCCACTATTTCACAAATTATGTCCATGACTAAGGGTTTTGCGTACCTAGcataacttctaccattccgaataggggaatgatagtggaaattataacagtgagatttcgaaaaatctcagtaagtaaacaaatagCATGTAACAAATATCATAAGTATATGAAagcaaacttaacaatgaatgTATGAACATGAGACTTTACTTATGCATTTGACATTTCAAAAGACATCGTGTAAAACATGACTTtcataacattttctttctcaaaatattttttctttattttatacttGTTCATTTAACATACTTGTGAGCTCGAGGTCTTTCTTAACTTTTAACATAAATTTGGATACCTCACAGATCCCCTATGCACCATGTGTTCCCCACTAGTTACTGCATCAACCATTAGTTATTTTGACAAAGGTGACTACGTCTTATCTTTCATATTACAGCAGCTCGCTTTTCGCCTTCACTGTAGTGCACCCATTAGTTTTAGGTGTGATCCCGCTCcagtatcattttcttttaggaaccatTCAAGATCAATTGACAATACTTCGATGACCCAAGGGGTAttcctccattttaaacactcTTGAGagaacaaaagagttccactaagaCATTCCCCCGTCACAGTCTTTGGGATCGTgataaaaacttttcttttaaaaaatgactatttttcttttcaaaagatttttcacaatcccaatgcatgtgacatgacaatGAAACCTAGAATCTTCATGAGACATGCAATGCCGAAATGCTTCATCATAACCATATGATATTCATACATGCAATTCCAATACATTTCGCATtatggcttgaaaatattagaacatgcgaacatgttcctttataaaaattctaAGGCATTCCATATCAATCAAAAAGCATACATTCAATATTTTCCATGTAGTGACCAAAACATACAAGTCCTAGCACACTCAAGAATCGATCTTAGCTCATTACACTTCAATCACAAAAAGATCATATTTTATCCATAGTAATAGCCGAGATCTTTAAACTTGAAAACATGcattccaatcaatttttcatgaacttagaattTTCTAATGTGTTAAGCAAAACCTTTAACAATGAATACTCATGGGTGGCCGAAACACCTTAGTGATCatagcaatgttttgaataccgtaccggaagcCATATCGGTCAAGGaactagaacgaaatatttcggtaccggtaccgtttcgtgtaccatttcgggatagtcgatatatgaataaattatatatataaattatatttcaaaataatagtctatatatgaataaattatatataaatacatatatataaattataaatagcctagtctgaattgtgggtaaaaaaataagcttgtagtttgaaaaaatgaaaaaaaaaaattggaaggccgaaatatcggccggtactgTTACGACCGGTACggaaaatttcggccgtaccggccgatatagtacgaaatttaaaacagtgGATCGTAGACAAGCATTTTCTTGAACTTAGTCTCATACTAGATTTGGTTAAGTAACAAACATTCAtatacaaaacaaacacaatgcAAACCGAACCCTAGGATGGCTTCTTATTCCATTTTCATAACATGTTTACAACCCCTAGACTATTCTATTCATACATGAGAGAGTCAGGCTAAGAAAAGATCATAACATATGGAAGAAATATCAATGTCACATATAATCACATAAAACCGAATCAACCAACAAGTTCTCATGACATATACCTAAAATATTCAAGTACAAGTTAGaggtttacttacaaaaaaatcagTAATAGATAGCAAGCAAGTTGAAAATACATATAGTACTAGTTAGGTTCATCATTCAAGAAAAATCCTAATCCATGTGTTCAAATATTGTGCTCTAGATATCCTTTTCCAAGAAAAGACTCCAATATTCAGACCTTCATTCCTTGAGTCCGAAACTTACCTACAACAAAACCCTAGCTCATAGAGATACTAGAGTAGTGACCTTCATCCTCAAAGCATCATGCTTTTAGGCTTAAAACAAGTAGGGTTGTATCTCTCTTTCTTGAAGAAAAACCTTAATCTAACCATGTGCATAAAAACATAGGTTCATGTGGAAAAACCTTTCAAAACATGAGCCAACTCTTTCTaactcaaatgtgtgtgtgaACATAAGTTCTAGATAAGCTTTGCTAGAAACCGAAACTCCACCCTTTGAAACCGTGCGTGTGTGTGTTGGAAGGGTGATGTTGGCTTCATACCTTCTATGATTCTCTTTTGGAAGTATCTTCTTACTTTGCTTATCCTTGAAAGAATGTTTGGATGAGAATAGAGTATTGTGAAGAGTGTTTGGACGGtgagaaaaatgatagaaagtTGGAGAGAAAGGGTGATGGCCAAACACCACAAGAGCAATTCTCAAAATGACTAAAGGACTAGAGTTTTCGGCTCCTCTCCCTTTTATAGACTCAAAAAGCTTCTTGCATGAGCCAAGCTCattgcatggatgccaagtggcatgtcaCCCCATGGCCTATTCCTCTAGCTCATCATTTGATTACTTTGGAAACCAAATGCACCTTTTTGGACAAGTGGCGTGGCCTCCTCAAAACCGAAGCCTCACTTCCCTTTTGGACAAGTGGCGTGACTCAATGAATCTTGTGGCTAAAAGGTCTTTGTCAAGCTAGCAATTTTCCTCAATCTCCtacatgtgtgcatgtgtgccaggtggcatgtgaggagtgtgtgtgtgtgtgtgcacggGCAACatctgtgataccccatatggaTATgagtaagggtaggtggtgtatgggatcccacattgcttgggaaggagaagttcttgctctttataaggttctagtggggctccaattgtatcattgactagtccttttgtagtataggccatgtggtttgggccttctattggggcgttacaaatggtatcagagcctatcccaaccagaaatgtgggacttgagccgtgccacctataatagacgggcccgacgaggacgtcgggaatttaaggggggtagattgtgataccccatatggaTATgagtaagggtaggtggtgtatgagatcccacattgcttgggaaggagaaattcttactctttataaggttctaatggggctccaattgtatcattgactagtccttttggagtataggccgtgtggtttgggccttctattggggcgttacaacatCCCTCTCTTCCTTAGGAGATCTTTCACCAACTTTTTGGACAAGCATGTCATTAGTCCAAAATTGCACAACTTCCTttgccctagccgtccatcTCAAGGTGTCTTATACaagattcttctagaaatcCTCCTAGGCATGTAGGCCTTTCTTCCCAATCTTTATTTTGCCTTTTTCCAAGACAAATTTTTTACCTACtcttttgcatgcatgacatatGGCAAAAAGTAAGAatgttttcttcctttctccTATGGTTGCCGTGCAAGGCCCTTGGCTTTCCCTAGACTCTACTTTTCCATAACCTCATCATTCATCTTTTAGAAATTCTCTCCCATAGTAACAAGTGTCACAAAACTTTTTCTCACAAGCAAACCTTCTTACATGTGTGACACGTGGCAAGAAGATGGATGATCTTCTATGGTTGGCATGTAAGACCAAACCCTAGATCCTTCTCACTTCTCTTCCCTCatttccatctagattcatcaagtcctaaGCATAAACTCTATTGGATAACAAGTGGCATGTAAGAACTTGAGTTAGGCGTGAGCCCTAATTCCATTGGGCTTCAAACCATAATTTCCTATGAAGGCAGAAACTGGGCTGCTGTtgcaattaaaatatatatatatatatatatatatatatatatatacacaaaaagcTTATAAAGTCTTGGTCGTCACAATTACATAGgtgtttttacattttgctGCTCTTGAATATTGATACTCTATGCTCCATTAGTGACTCATTCTTTTCTATTGTCCTTGCAAATGACCCTTACATGTCCTTGCAGTTGAAGCATATGtatctttctttttgtcttgCAGGATTTATTTGCCATAGCATAAGATCATCCTTTACGGTTTCCATGTGGCTAGAACGTGTTTTTTGTTATATGTATTTTGTGTTATAGTTGGACAGACAATACATGCTCCTGTATATTTTGTCATAATATGTGGGTAGCAACTATATGCTTGTTATATGTGGGCAGAATGTGAAGAATCAAGAATGGATAATAATGTCATATGTggacaaaatattatatgtgaGCCAAATGTGTTAGTGGATAATTTGTGATAATGTGCAGAATTTTGGGCAGCGATTATATTGTCGGATTgcgaaaatgaaaatgaaaataatacaatttgtTGCTCAAGTAGAGATGCTAATTATATAGATTgatggattgtgaaaatgaaaataaaaataattttttgagattatgaaaataaaaataaaaaagtatttaaacaaataaaaaaattgcattaaaaatgaaaataaaaattaataatattttattattatagataatgcaatgactaatccaatgtgaagcTCAAGTTTTGAGTGATTAACCAAAAGACAAAAAGTGGCATATTAACCAAATTTTGACTTTTGGAATAGCTAATTCAATACTAGTGCTCTAATAacgattttagaaaataatgaataatagtaaaaaaataataaattattaataaataatagtgaattattaataaattaattacttaaCTTACTAAATACAACTTAAAAATAACCAGAATATATGCGAGACAGGTAggataaaacataaataaatgaaagaagGATGACATTCCTCGA includes these proteins:
- the LOC108987434 gene encoding uncharacterized protein LOC108987434; this encodes MSSSVASSTLPADPSNPYYLHHGDSLGSMLVTQVLTGDNYHSWRRSMLMALTAKNEVCFIDGSVPSPLDTSPLFQSWTRCNNMVLSWLLNSLSKEIAASVIYVDSAMEMRFDLKERFSQGCGPQIFQLQNSIASLT